The proteins below come from a single Acaryochloris sp. CCMEE 5410 genomic window:
- a CDS encoding circadian clock protein KaiA, producing the protein MTLSQTAVSRPQIFICTLLSSESLVDLYTRILEGDRYSLVHATYDNFLEIVEQGKHRIDCLIFEKNAALPKVVSHLHREAILLPAVLLQVEESVEKTSQPNSADRDPQQDSYYHIAEVIVDHDQEDILSSIDCAIAQFLQLSKACRLPTRLQKKYADEAIQDNLATQQQRLSQKLKERLGYLGVYYKRNPQQFFHKLTEEEQADYLVTLKRDYRDIILNYFRQDSSVNQEIDDFVTQIFFADISILKILEIHMELMDAFAKKLKLEGRNEDILLDYRLTLIDIMAHLCEMYRRSIPKTR; encoded by the coding sequence ATGACCCTTTCTCAAACTGCGGTCTCTCGTCCCCAGATCTTTATCTGTACACTACTGAGTTCAGAATCTTTAGTTGACCTTTATACCCGGATTTTGGAGGGCGATCGTTATAGTTTGGTTCATGCAACCTATGACAATTTCTTAGAGATAGTCGAACAAGGCAAACATCGTATTGATTGTCTCATCTTCGAAAAGAATGCCGCACTCCCTAAAGTTGTAAGTCATTTGCATCGGGAAGCGATTTTACTGCCTGCTGTGCTGCTACAGGTTGAGGAATCGGTAGAAAAGACATCCCAACCCAATTCTGCGGATCGTGACCCACAACAGGACAGCTACTACCACATTGCTGAAGTGATTGTGGATCATGATCAAGAGGATATTTTGTCCAGTATCGATTGTGCGATCGCACAGTTTCTACAGCTATCTAAAGCTTGTCGACTCCCCACTAGATTGCAAAAAAAATATGCTGACGAAGCCATCCAAGATAATCTTGCTACCCAGCAGCAACGGCTGTCTCAAAAACTAAAGGAGCGTCTCGGTTACTTAGGGGTTTACTACAAACGCAATCCTCAACAGTTCTTTCACAAACTCACCGAAGAAGAACAGGCCGATTACTTGGTGACCCTCAAGCGAGATTATCGGGATATCATTCTCAACTACTTTCGGCAAGATAGTAGTGTGAACCAAGAAATTGATGACTTTGTGACTCAAATATTTTTTGCGGATATCTCAATCTTAAAAATATTAGAAATTCATATGGAGTTAATGGATGCCTTTGCTAAAAAACTAAAATTAGAAGGCCGCAATGAAGATATTCTGTTGGACTATCGCTTGACCTTAATCGATATCATGGCCCATTTGTGTGAGATGTATCGTCGATCTATTCCTAAAACCCGTTAA
- a CDS encoding ABC exporter membrane fusion protein, which translates to MVSNSVSQQSRLNWPRVTWVAIAAALALGGVSVWTLRQYSNPPKQSNTPPTPLEIKTVSALGRLEPQGELVQLSAPSSAEGNRISQLLVKEGEAVSSGQIIAILDSRDRLQADLQTAQEQVRVAEAELARIKAGAKQGELAAQRAEIARLDAQRQGEMTAQSATIARRHAEVDNALAEFNRYQSLYQQGAISASERDQKQLVLQTAQRNLQEAQAVANRLQAVQSPELVAARARLNQIAEVRPVDVNVAQANINQARASVKQAQARLDQAYIKAPQSGVVLDIHTHPGEVVGTDGILELGQTQQMYAVAEVYQSDVRKIKTGQAVKVNSEALPQSLSGTVDRVSTKVRRQTIINTDPSENIDGRVVEVYIKLDNTSSQQAAQFTNLQVNVTVQL; encoded by the coding sequence ATGGTCTCAAATAGTGTGTCCCAACAATCTCGATTGAACTGGCCCCGCGTAACCTGGGTTGCGATCGCAGCTGCCCTGGCCTTGGGTGGGGTCTCTGTATGGACCCTGCGGCAGTATTCCAATCCCCCAAAACAGTCCAACACTCCGCCTACCCCCTTAGAGATCAAGACCGTTTCGGCCTTGGGACGCCTGGAACCCCAAGGAGAGCTGGTCCAGCTTTCGGCCCCTAGCAGTGCGGAAGGGAATCGAATTTCCCAACTATTGGTAAAGGAAGGGGAAGCCGTTTCTTCGGGACAAATCATTGCCATTCTCGATAGTCGTGATCGCCTCCAAGCAGATTTGCAGACGGCTCAAGAGCAGGTCCGGGTAGCAGAAGCAGAACTCGCTCGAATTAAAGCGGGGGCCAAGCAGGGGGAACTGGCGGCCCAGCGCGCGGAGATTGCCCGATTAGATGCCCAACGACAGGGGGAAATGACGGCTCAATCCGCAACCATTGCCCGCCGCCATGCCGAAGTAGACAATGCCCTAGCCGAATTCAACCGCTATCAATCCCTCTATCAGCAAGGAGCAATCTCGGCTTCAGAACGGGATCAAAAACAGTTGGTGCTGCAAACGGCCCAACGCAATCTACAGGAAGCTCAAGCCGTAGCCAACCGTTTACAGGCCGTTCAATCTCCTGAACTAGTTGCGGCTCGGGCTCGCCTCAATCAAATTGCTGAAGTGCGTCCAGTGGATGTGAATGTCGCCCAAGCCAATATCAACCAAGCTCGCGCTAGCGTTAAGCAGGCCCAGGCCAGACTGGATCAAGCCTATATTAAAGCGCCTCAATCGGGAGTGGTATTGGATATCCATACCCATCCGGGTGAAGTCGTGGGGACAGACGGCATACTAGAGCTGGGCCAAACGCAGCAAATGTATGCGGTGGCAGAGGTCTATCAAAGCGATGTCCGTAAGATCAAAACTGGGCAGGCCGTCAAAGTGAACAGCGAGGCCTTGCCCCAATCCTTATCGGGCACCGTCGATCGAGTTAGCACCAAGGTCCGGCGGCAAACCATTATTAACACCGACCCCAGCGAAAATATCGATGGCCGAGTGGTGGAGGTTTACATCAAGTTGGACAACACCTCTAGCCAACAGGCTGCCCAATTTACCAATTTGCAAGTGAATGTGACGGTGCAGTTATGA
- a CDS encoding type 1 glutamine amidotransferase, translating into MIKDRSKLHILYMQIRDDQVTRIEELQEFARHSQLNESQFTPLNVFDQPDFSPDYATQFDAVFVGGSSDASVLKPDQYPFVEPAKQLLKHCVDHTIPVFASCFGFQLGVEALGGKVIHDAQNMEMGIYPMQLTSSARDDQLFAGTPKRFLAVSGHKERAFKLPPHTQLLAFTERCPYHAFKVMDKPFYGFQFHPEVDHHDLAARITRYQDRYLEQDGSLQTILDNLHPTPESNRLILKFVDRILLQKR; encoded by the coding sequence ATGATTAAAGACCGCTCAAAACTCCATATCCTCTACATGCAAATTCGTGACGATCAAGTAACACGAATTGAAGAGCTACAGGAATTTGCGCGTCATAGCCAACTGAATGAAAGCCAGTTCACCCCTCTCAACGTCTTTGATCAACCCGACTTTTCCCCGGACTATGCAACTCAGTTTGACGCCGTATTTGTGGGTGGATCCAGCGATGCTTCAGTCCTGAAGCCGGATCAATATCCGTTTGTGGAGCCTGCCAAGCAATTACTCAAACATTGTGTCGATCACACTATTCCGGTGTTTGCTTCCTGCTTTGGTTTTCAGTTAGGGGTGGAAGCCTTAGGTGGGAAAGTCATCCATGATGCCCAAAATATGGAAATGGGGATTTACCCGATGCAGCTCACTTCATCTGCTCGGGACGATCAATTGTTCGCTGGTACTCCTAAACGATTTTTAGCCGTTTCTGGCCATAAGGAGCGGGCCTTTAAACTGCCGCCTCATACTCAATTACTGGCATTTACAGAACGTTGTCCCTACCATGCCTTTAAAGTAATGGATAAACCGTTTTACGGCTTCCAGTTTCATCCTGAGGTGGATCACCATGATTTAGCTGCCCGCATTACCCGCTATCAAGATCGCTATCTGGAGCAGGATGGATCCTTACAAACCATCCTAGATAACCTCCACCCCACACCAGAGTCAAATCGACTCATTCTCAAATTCGTTGATCGGATTCTGCTGCAAAAAAGGTAA
- a CDS encoding DevA family ABC transporter ATP-binding protein has protein sequence MKDPVISIRHLDHYFGHGRLRKQVLFDIHLDITAGEIVLMTGPSGSGKTTLLTLVGGLRAAQNGSLKILGQELTGAKEKELVQARRHNGYIFQAHNLHRSLTTLQNVKMGLEVTGTRSPQEMVEQATTILNQVGLGDHIHYYPDDLSGGQKQRVAIARALVSHPAIVLADEPTAALDSKSGRDVVNLMQTLAKEQGCTILLVTHDNRILDVADRIVHMEDGRLETNTLTAEAPPKAA, from the coding sequence ATGAAAGACCCCGTTATCTCTATCCGCCATCTCGACCACTACTTCGGTCATGGTCGCCTGCGCAAACAGGTGTTATTCGATATTCACCTAGATATTACAGCGGGAGAAATTGTCTTGATGACCGGCCCCTCTGGATCGGGAAAAACAACCTTACTAACCCTAGTCGGGGGATTACGGGCCGCCCAAAATGGCAGCCTCAAAATTTTGGGTCAAGAATTAACAGGTGCAAAAGAGAAGGAACTGGTGCAAGCTCGTCGCCATAATGGCTATATTTTCCAGGCCCATAATTTACACCGCAGTTTAACGACCCTGCAAAACGTAAAGATGGGGCTAGAAGTGACGGGCACCCGGTCCCCCCAAGAGATGGTGGAGCAAGCAACGACCATTCTCAATCAGGTGGGGCTAGGCGATCATATCCATTACTATCCGGATGATCTGTCTGGGGGACAAAAGCAACGGGTTGCGATCGCAAGAGCGTTAGTCAGTCACCCCGCCATTGTCCTTGCCGATGAACCCACGGCTGCACTGGATAGTAAGTCCGGTCGAGATGTGGTGAATCTGATGCAAACCCTGGCCAAAGAACAGGGCTGTACTATTTTGCTGGTCACCCACGATAACCGTATTCTTGATGTGGCTGACCGGATTGTCCATATGGAAGATGGTCGATTAGAAACCAACACCCTAACGGCTGAAGCTCCTCCGAAAGCGGCTTAA
- the glgB gene encoding 1,4-alpha-glucan branching enzyme: protein MSTPLTADQVNLIVWNHHHDPFEVLGPHPSQDGKPGWVVRAYWPKADAMSVVCPGHRQEYPMQSVHDPHFFECEVPVDGALNYQLRVKEGDHERVIYDPYAFKSPRVTDYDQHLFAEGNHHRIYEKLGAHLTTLDGVEGVYFALWAPNARNVSLLGDFNAWDGRQHQMRKGPSGIWELFIPELSIGEHYKYEVKNYEGHIYEKSDPYGFQQEVRPKTASIVTDLNSYSWSDESWMEQRRNADALAQPISIYEVHLGSWMHASSDEPPTSEEGHPLPPVIVSELKPGARFLTYRELAERLIPYVKDLGFTHIELLPVAEHPFDGSWGYQVTGYYACTSRYGTPEDFMYFVDQCHQQGIGVIVDWVPGHFPKDGHGLAFFDGTHLYEHADPRKGEHKEWGTLVFNYSRKEVKNFLIANALFWFDKYHIDGIRVDAVASMLYLNYCRKDGEWVANEYGGAENIEAADFLRHLNDVLFSYYPGILSIAEESTSWPMVSWPTYVGGLGFNLKWNMGWMHDMLDYFNMDPWFRQFHQNNVTFSIMYAFSENFMLALSHDEIVHGKSNMLGKMPGDEWQKFANLRCLYTFMFTHPGKKTLFMSMEFGQWSEWNVWGDLEWQLLQYDPHQNLKKFVTDLNHLYKELPALFTNDFSYDGFEWVDCNDNRHSVISFVRRAKDSDEFVLTVCNLTPQPHSHYRVGVPEAGYYVERFNSDGRQYGGSNMGNLGGKWTDEWAFHNRPYSLDLCLPPLATLVFTLDREKTAQAYQQLPDSQNQ, encoded by the coding sequence ATGTCCACCCCTCTTACTGCCGATCAGGTCAATCTAATTGTTTGGAATCACCATCACGATCCTTTCGAGGTTCTCGGTCCCCACCCCAGTCAAGACGGTAAGCCAGGGTGGGTTGTGCGGGCATATTGGCCAAAAGCAGATGCAATGTCAGTGGTTTGTCCAGGGCATCGGCAAGAATATCCCATGCAGAGTGTTCATGATCCCCACTTCTTTGAATGTGAAGTTCCCGTTGATGGAGCGCTTAACTATCAATTGCGGGTAAAAGAAGGAGACCATGAGCGCGTTATCTACGATCCTTATGCCTTCAAGTCTCCCCGAGTAACCGATTACGACCAACACCTATTTGCTGAAGGCAATCACCATCGCATCTATGAGAAGTTAGGCGCCCATCTCACCACTCTCGATGGCGTCGAAGGGGTTTACTTTGCCCTCTGGGCCCCCAATGCTCGCAATGTTTCTCTCTTAGGTGATTTCAACGCCTGGGATGGACGCCAACATCAGATGCGTAAAGGACCGTCCGGCATTTGGGAATTATTCATTCCAGAATTGAGCATCGGCGAGCACTATAAATACGAAGTCAAAAATTATGAGGGGCATATTTACGAAAAATCTGACCCCTATGGTTTTCAACAAGAAGTTCGACCGAAAACCGCTTCTATCGTCACCGATCTCAACTCCTATAGCTGGTCCGATGAGTCCTGGATGGAGCAGCGACGCAATGCAGATGCTTTAGCACAACCGATTTCGATTTACGAAGTGCATCTAGGGTCCTGGATGCATGCCTCCTCTGACGAACCTCCGACATCAGAAGAAGGCCATCCCCTCCCTCCCGTTATTGTCTCTGAGCTGAAGCCTGGCGCTCGGTTCCTCACCTATCGAGAGTTGGCAGAGCGATTAATTCCCTACGTTAAAGACCTAGGCTTCACCCATATAGAACTCTTGCCTGTAGCCGAGCACCCCTTTGACGGATCATGGGGGTATCAAGTGACGGGCTACTACGCCTGTACCTCTCGGTATGGAACCCCCGAAGACTTTATGTATTTCGTCGACCAATGCCACCAGCAGGGCATCGGCGTGATTGTCGATTGGGTCCCTGGACATTTTCCCAAAGACGGCCATGGTCTAGCCTTTTTTGATGGCACCCATTTGTACGAACATGCTGATCCCCGTAAAGGTGAGCATAAAGAATGGGGCACCTTGGTTTTCAATTACAGCCGCAAGGAAGTCAAGAATTTCTTGATTGCGAATGCCCTCTTTTGGTTCGATAAGTACCATATCGACGGTATTCGTGTGGATGCTGTCGCCTCTATGCTCTATCTCAATTACTGTCGCAAGGATGGTGAGTGGGTGGCCAATGAATATGGAGGGGCCGAAAATATCGAAGCGGCAGATTTCCTCCGCCACCTCAATGATGTGCTCTTTAGTTACTACCCCGGTATCCTTTCGATTGCCGAAGAATCAACCTCCTGGCCCATGGTATCTTGGCCCACCTATGTGGGGGGATTAGGCTTTAACCTCAAATGGAATATGGGATGGATGCATGACATGTTGGATTATTTCAACATGGATCCCTGGTTCCGCCAATTTCATCAAAACAATGTCACGTTTAGCATCATGTATGCCTTTAGTGAGAACTTTATGTTGGCCCTGTCTCACGATGAAATTGTTCATGGCAAAAGCAATATGCTGGGCAAAATGCCTGGAGATGAGTGGCAGAAATTTGCTAACTTGCGGTGTCTATACACCTTTATGTTTACCCATCCCGGCAAAAAAACCTTGTTTATGAGCATGGAGTTTGGCCAATGGAGTGAGTGGAATGTCTGGGGAGATTTGGAATGGCAGCTCTTGCAGTATGACCCCCATCAAAATCTCAAGAAATTTGTTACCGACTTGAACCACCTTTACAAAGAATTGCCAGCTTTATTCACCAACGACTTCAGCTATGACGGTTTTGAGTGGGTCGACTGTAACGACAATCGTCATAGCGTCATCTCCTTTGTTCGTCGAGCCAAGGACTCAGATGAGTTTGTACTCACAGTCTGCAACTTGACCCCCCAACCCCATAGCCATTACCGAGTGGGGGTACCCGAAGCGGGCTATTACGTCGAGCGTTTTAATAGCGATGGCCGTCAGTATGGCGGCAGTAATATGGGGAATTTAGGGGGGAAATGGACAGATGAATGGGCTTTCCATAACCGTCCCTACTCATTGGATCTCTGTTTGCCGCCTTTGGCTACTCTGGTCTTCACCCTCGATCGGGAAAAAACGGCACAAGCCTACCAACAACTTCCTGACTCGCAAAATCAATAG
- the kaiB gene encoding circadian clock protein KaiB — protein MSSIRKTYVLKLYVAGNTPNSVRALRTLNHILETEFQGVYALKVIDVLKNPQLAEEDKILATPTLAKGLPPPVRKIIGDLSDRERVLIGLDLLYEELSDGIMEY, from the coding sequence ATGAGCTCTATCAGAAAAACCTATGTTCTTAAACTCTATGTTGCTGGCAACACCCCTAATTCTGTCAGGGCTTTAAGAACTCTAAATCATATTCTTGAAACTGAATTTCAAGGCGTTTATGCCCTAAAAGTGATTGATGTATTGAAAAATCCGCAACTGGCTGAAGAAGACAAGATTTTAGCGACGCCAACCCTAGCAAAAGGTTTGCCCCCTCCCGTTCGCAAAATTATTGGTGATCTATCCGATCGTGAGCGAGTGCTGATTGGTTTAGATCTGCTCTATGAAGAACTTTCTGATGGCATTATGGAGTACTAG
- the devC gene encoding ABC transporter permease DevC — protein MKAPLSKRTPLGWLQLSHEKGRLLVALAGIAFADVLMFMQMGFQASLFVSNTQLHRTLNADIVLLSPQARNLQALSTFSRRRLYQAQDVPGVKFAEPFYINTLNWKNPQTKRETLVQVIGFNPDRSAMNLPGLTEKLPLVKQPDTFIFDRGSRGDYAESFALIDQGKPVQTEAQRRTITIAGLFEMGASFGADGTLITSDQNFLLQFPRRQAGSINLGLIRLEPNANPEQVVATLKDHLPEDVQVLTLEEFIAFETAYWQVRSPVGFIFGLGTAMAFVVGVVIVYQVLSTDVNAHIREYATFKAMGYQNRYFLGVVFEEAIILAVLGFIPGAILPMGLYGLARSATALPLFMTTGRAITVFVLTVVMCTLSGAIATRKLQSADPADMF, from the coding sequence ATGAAGGCTCCGCTCTCCAAACGTACCCCGTTGGGGTGGCTCCAGCTCAGCCATGAAAAAGGCAGATTGTTGGTCGCTTTAGCCGGTATTGCCTTTGCGGATGTGCTGATGTTTATGCAGATGGGTTTTCAGGCCTCTTTGTTTGTCAGTAATACCCAACTGCACCGCACCTTAAATGCGGATATTGTTCTTCTGAGTCCCCAAGCCCGAAATCTGCAAGCCCTGTCCACCTTTTCTCGACGACGGTTGTATCAGGCACAGGATGTTCCGGGGGTGAAATTCGCGGAACCCTTCTATATCAATACGTTGAACTGGAAAAATCCCCAGACCAAGCGAGAAACCTTAGTCCAGGTGATTGGGTTTAATCCTGATCGATCTGCCATGAATCTACCAGGACTGACGGAGAAACTTCCCTTGGTGAAACAGCCGGATACGTTTATCTTCGACCGAGGCTCTAGAGGAGATTATGCCGAGTCTTTTGCCCTCATTGATCAAGGCAAACCTGTGCAGACCGAAGCGCAACGCCGCACTATTACCATTGCCGGATTATTTGAGATGGGGGCTTCCTTCGGCGCAGATGGGACTTTAATTACCAGTGACCAGAATTTTCTGTTGCAATTTCCTCGACGACAGGCGGGCAGCATCAATTTGGGGCTAATCCGACTGGAGCCGAATGCGAACCCAGAACAAGTGGTGGCAACCCTAAAGGATCATCTCCCGGAAGATGTCCAGGTCTTAACCCTGGAGGAGTTTATTGCCTTTGAAACTGCCTACTGGCAGGTGCGTAGCCCCGTGGGTTTTATTTTCGGCTTAGGCACCGCGATGGCCTTTGTCGTCGGGGTGGTGATTGTTTACCAGGTGTTGTCCACGGATGTGAATGCCCATATTCGCGAGTATGCGACCTTCAAAGCCATGGGCTATCAGAATCGCTATTTCTTAGGGGTGGTGTTCGAAGAAGCCATTATCCTAGCGGTCCTTGGATTTATCCCCGGTGCCATTCTGCCTATGGGACTGTATGGTTTGGCCCGATCTGCAACAGCCTTACCCCTATTTATGACCACAGGCCGAGCGATCACGGTATTCGTACTGACGGTGGTGATGTGTACCCTTTCCGGTGCAATAGCCACTCGGAAACTCCAGTCCGCTGACCCTGCCGATATGTTCTAA
- a CDS encoding glycosyltransferase — MTLSLCMIVKNEAASLSRCLKSVEGWVDEMIIVDTGSTDDTPSIAQSFGAKVYNYDWGNDFAAARNFGLQYVQSEWVLVLDADEVLNSEVKPQLQGILEQDNLLAVTLLRHEVGAQQSPYSLLSRLFRNHPQIRFQRPYHELIDDRVLALQKQESGWQVGHLPEVAIEHFGYQVDAIATRNKHQRACEIMAAALANNPNDAYLCSKLGALYVDMGQVEPGIHLLKQGLNLNPPEASICYELHYHLGHTYARCQQAALALHHYQQAVQQKLPELLKLGAYNNWANLLQDCGQYEQASQQYQQIIALQPDWSVGYYNLGLTRRAMGDLSGAIAAYRQAIQKQPDYAEAYQNLGVALFKQGQLQASQQAFSRAIALHRQHNNIAAAEQLQQGVAELGLPDFPSI; from the coding sequence ATGACCCTGAGCTTGTGCATGATTGTCAAAAATGAGGCAGCGAGCTTATCTCGCTGCCTCAAAAGTGTAGAGGGGTGGGTGGATGAGATGATCATTGTGGACACGGGGTCCACCGATGACACTCCCTCGATTGCCCAATCCTTCGGGGCCAAAGTTTACAACTATGACTGGGGCAATGACTTTGCCGCTGCCCGTAATTTTGGACTGCAATATGTGCAGTCAGAGTGGGTACTGGTTTTAGATGCCGATGAAGTGTTGAACTCGGAAGTTAAGCCTCAACTACAAGGCATTCTAGAGCAAGACAATTTGCTGGCGGTGACATTACTACGGCATGAAGTGGGGGCTCAGCAGTCCCCGTATTCATTGCTGTCACGCCTCTTTCGCAATCACCCGCAAATCCGTTTTCAGCGTCCCTATCATGAACTGATTGATGATCGCGTGCTGGCTCTGCAGAAACAGGAATCTGGCTGGCAAGTGGGGCATTTACCAGAGGTTGCCATTGAGCATTTTGGCTATCAGGTGGATGCGATCGCAACCCGTAACAAACACCAGCGAGCCTGCGAAATTATGGCTGCTGCCCTGGCAAACAACCCAAACGACGCCTATCTTTGCAGCAAGCTAGGGGCTTTATATGTAGATATGGGCCAAGTTGAACCCGGTATCCATTTGCTCAAACAAGGCTTGAACCTAAATCCACCTGAAGCCTCCATTTGCTACGAACTCCATTATCATTTAGGCCATACCTATGCTCGATGTCAACAGGCAGCCCTAGCCCTTCACCATTATCAGCAAGCGGTTCAGCAGAAGCTGCCTGAACTTCTAAAACTTGGAGCTTACAACAACTGGGCTAATTTACTTCAAGACTGCGGCCAATATGAACAGGCAAGTCAGCAATACCAACAGATCATTGCCTTGCAACCCGATTGGTCGGTGGGCTATTACAACTTAGGGCTAACCCGTAGAGCAATGGGGGATTTGTCAGGAGCGATTGCCGCCTACCGCCAAGCCATCCAAAAACAACCTGACTATGCAGAGGCCTATCAAAATCTAGGGGTGGCTCTGTTCAAGCAAGGCCAGCTTCAGGCCAGTCAGCAAGCTTTCAGTCGGGCCATTGCCCTCCATCGCCAACACAACAATATCGCTGCCGCAGAACAATTACAGCAGGGGGTTGCCGAGTTGGGGTTACCCGACTTCCCTTCTATATAA
- the kaiC gene encoding circadian clock protein KaiC produces MKKSNLSQYKKNDKNKVEVTKILTRIEGFDDISHGGLPLGRTTLVSGTSGTGKTMFAIQFLYHGIVHFDDPAVFVTFEESPKDIIQNALSFGWDLQQLMDDGKLFILDASPDPEGQDIAGEFDLSALIERIQYAISKYQAKRVGIDSVTAIFQQYDAATVVRREIFRLTARLKQIGVTTVMTTERVDEYGPVARYGVEEFVSDNVVIVRNVLEGERRRRTLEILKLRGTSHMKGEYPFTITDDGINIFPLGAMRLTQRSSNARVSSGVQTLDEMCGGGFFKDSIILVTGATGTGKTLLVSKFLENACSNGDRAILFAYEESRAQLSRNAYSWGIDFEEMEQKGLLKILCTYPESAGLEDHLQQIKSEIAEFKPSRISIDSLSALARGVSNNAFRQFVIGVTGFAKQEEITGFFTNTTDHFLGSHSITESHISTITDTILMLQYVEILGEMSRAINVFKMRGSWHDKGIREYSISQHGPEIKNAFHNFEGIISGTPTRVSLDEKRDLSRIVQDVKGLSDDDLL; encoded by the coding sequence ATGAAGAAAAGTAATTTATCTCAGTATAAAAAGAACGATAAGAATAAAGTCGAAGTAACCAAGATTTTGACTCGTATCGAAGGCTTTGACGATATTAGTCATGGGGGCTTACCACTGGGGCGAACCACTTTAGTCAGTGGCACCTCTGGAACAGGTAAAACCATGTTTGCAATTCAGTTCCTCTATCACGGCATTGTTCATTTTGATGACCCGGCTGTGTTTGTCACCTTTGAAGAATCTCCAAAAGACATTATCCAAAACGCCTTGAGCTTTGGATGGGATCTTCAACAACTCATGGACGATGGCAAGCTATTTATACTGGATGCGTCTCCTGACCCAGAAGGGCAGGATATTGCCGGAGAATTTGATCTATCTGCCCTGATTGAGCGTATTCAGTATGCCATCAGCAAGTATCAGGCCAAGCGAGTCGGCATTGACTCGGTAACCGCTATTTTTCAGCAGTATGATGCGGCGACAGTAGTTCGGCGAGAGATTTTCAGGCTAACCGCTCGTCTCAAGCAAATTGGCGTGACGACGGTAATGACCACGGAGCGGGTGGATGAATATGGTCCCGTGGCGCGATATGGTGTCGAAGAATTTGTCTCCGATAATGTCGTGATTGTTCGCAATGTCCTAGAAGGGGAGCGACGCCGACGAACCTTAGAAATTTTGAAATTACGGGGCACCAGCCATATGAAGGGGGAGTATCCCTTCACGATTACGGACGACGGCATTAATATTTTCCCCCTCGGGGCCATGCGCCTTACCCAGCGATCTTCCAATGCTCGGGTCTCATCTGGGGTTCAAACCTTGGATGAGATGTGTGGGGGTGGCTTCTTCAAAGACTCAATTATTTTAGTTACGGGGGCGACAGGAACCGGGAAAACCTTACTGGTCAGTAAGTTCCTAGAAAATGCCTGTAGCAACGGCGACCGCGCTATTCTGTTCGCCTATGAGGAATCTCGGGCTCAGTTGTCCAGGAATGCTTACTCCTGGGGGATTGACTTTGAGGAGATGGAACAAAAAGGCCTCCTTAAAATCCTCTGTACCTATCCAGAATCGGCAGGCTTAGAAGATCACCTGCAGCAAATTAAATCCGAAATCGCTGAATTTAAACCGTCGCGAATTTCGATTGACTCCCTTTCGGCCTTAGCGCGGGGGGTTAGCAACAATGCCTTTCGTCAGTTTGTGATTGGCGTAACGGGCTTTGCTAAGCAGGAAGAAATCACCGGTTTCTTTACCAATACAACGGATCATTTTTTAGGCTCCCACTCGATCACGGAATCCCATATTTCTACGATTACAGACACGATTTTGATGTTGCAATATGTGGAAATTCTGGGGGAAATGTCCCGAGCCATCAATGTCTTCAAAATGAGAGGATCCTGGCATGATAAGGGAATTCGCGAATACTCCATTAGTCAGCATGGTCCTGAAATTAAAAATGCGTTCCATAACTTTGAAGGCATCATCAGCGGTACCCCAACCCGGGTCTCACTAGATGAGAAACGAGACCTATCTCGGATCGTGCAAGATGTTAAAGGCTTAAGCGATGATGATTTGCTGTAG
- a CDS encoding TetR/AcrR family transcriptional regulator — protein sequence MDTKSPPSERQLSATKRSAILSGAMQEFLAQGYAATTMDRVAAAAKVSKATVYSHFKDKEGLFIALVQQLQEKKFQVVYGSPEGKRLEGPPRQVLHHLASNMLENIIEDKPFQAFMRLIIGESGRFPELARAFSHHTPRCFLSILKDYLGAQSGLNLKDPEATARIFIGSLVHYVIFQELLYAKEVVPFARERMIQALVDLIVNDSA from the coding sequence ATGGATACCAAATCTCCCCCCTCCGAACGTCAGCTGTCTGCAACCAAACGCAGCGCCATTTTGTCAGGGGCAATGCAAGAGTTTTTAGCCCAAGGCTATGCGGCCACCACGATGGATCGGGTGGCCGCAGCCGCAAAGGTCTCTAAAGCCACGGTCTATAGCCACTTCAAAGATAAGGAAGGGTTGTTTATTGCGCTGGTGCAGCAATTACAGGAGAAAAAATTTCAGGTGGTCTATGGCTCACCGGAAGGGAAACGCCTAGAGGGGCCTCCGCGGCAGGTGTTGCATCATCTCGCCAGCAATATGTTAGAGAACATCATCGAAGATAAGCCCTTCCAAGCCTTTATGCGGCTGATTATTGGGGAGTCGGGTCGTTTCCCAGAACTAGCGCGAGCCTTCAGCCACCATACCCCCCGCTGTTTTCTATCGATTTTGAAAGACTATTTAGGAGCTCAATCGGGGCTCAACCTCAAGGATCCAGAAGCGACGGCCCGCATCTTTATCGGTAGCTTAGTGCATTACGTGATTTTTCAGGAGCTACTCTACGCCAAAGAAGTTGTACCGTTTGCACGTGAACGGATGATTCAAGCACTCGTTGATCTGATTGTTAATGACTCGGCATAA